From Dermacentor albipictus isolate Rhodes 1998 colony unplaced genomic scaffold, USDA_Dalb.pri_finalv2 scaffold_17, whole genome shotgun sequence, one genomic window encodes:
- the LOC135896197 gene encoding E3 ubiquitin-protein ligase MARCHF3-like: MSSNHYKNSNEDARVASETYGARHIPSSDTEPSPSSAIAPQSAYVDSSLESEDHDDARLLLLRSPEAIRDNEDHPGRNCVSSDKPTSYLNEAASSGPMCRICHEEDQEDRLVSPCNCSGTICFVHVSCLEHWLNERNVDICELCGQRFPMEAQPGSTRRFFHYVLLNEVRLRRALLSDLLYIAILTSAAVFSLVMQATVLKALELKCFVWKLVVLFVTGAFHGCCVTRVSNRLRRRYRLFMTWQLENPVRRIAAVTSVSEVPDGRT, from the exons ATGTCCAGTAACCACTACAAGAACTCGAACGAGGATGCGCGCGTGGCATCTG AGACTTACGGCGCTCGCCACATCCCGTCCTCTGACACCGAGCCCTCACCATCAAGTGCAATCGCGCCCCAGTCTGCATACGTGGACTCGAGCCTGGAGAGCGAAGACCACGACGACGCTCGACTGCTGTTGCTGCGAAGTCCTGAAGCCATACGCGACAATGAGGATCACCCCGGGCGGAACTGCGTGTCTTCCGATAAGCCTACTAGTTACCTTAACGAGGCTGCGAGCAGTGGACCCATGTGCCGGATCTGCCATGAAGAAGACCAAGAGGATCGACTGGTGTCCCCCTGCAACTGCTCTGGCACCATCTGCTTCGTGCATGTGTCCTGCCTGGAGCACTGGCTGAACGAGCGGAACGTCGACATCTGCGAGCTCTGCGGTCAGCGTTTCCCGATGGAGGCCCAACCCGGAAGCACGCGCCGGTTCTTCCACTATGTTTTGCTGAACGAGGTGCGGCTGCGAAGAGCGTTGTTGAGCGACCTGCTCTACATCGCCATCCTGACATCAGCAGCAGTATTCTCCTTGGTCATGCAGGCGACGGTGTTGAAAGCGCTTGAGCTCAAGTGTTTCGTCTGGAAACTCGTCGTGCTTTTCGTAACTGGCGCCTTCCATGGTTGTTGCGTGACTCGTGTGTCCAACAGGCTGCGCAGGCGGTATCGTTTGTTCATGACGTGGCAGTTGGAGAACCCGGTGCGCCGGATCGCGGCGGTGACTTCGGTAAGCGAAGTGCCTGATGGCCGAACATAA